From the genome of Nitrosomonas sp. Is79A3:
CGGATATTCATACCGCTATTCAATTCATTCGGCGTGTTGGTTCCGAAAGCAGGGTCAGGTTCATTGATAAAATTGTATTGTGAGGCTGGTTGTATCCGTCCATTGAGCGATACTGAAAAATTGCCATCCTTGGTTGACCAATGCAATCCACGGTCATCAAAATTCCCGTGTATTTTCTCAACTTCTTTGACACGCTCTTCGAGTACGGAAACTTGACCTTTAAGCTGTTCTTTCTCAGCCTTTTCTCGCAATCTTGTCAGGCGGTCACCCCCAGTTCTATTGCCTGCTTCCAATCTCTGATCCTCTTGGACTGGAGCTAATTCAGTTACTTCTGTTTTTCTCGAAGCATCGGTTGAAGCCAGCGCTGGTGCTGATGGTGTTTTGGGTGTTTCTGCCTTTTTTCCGGCTTCTTCAGCCTTAACAAATGAACCCATGTGTACCCGGCCAGGCCCAGGTTCTGCAAAAATTTGCTTAGTTTTTGTGTCAACATATAAATCCATCGCATAAGCGTTGGATAGGGTACATAAATTTATTACTGCTACGGTTGCTAAAAAAAATCTGAGTGATTTCATAGTCAGTTTTTGATCCAAGGTTTAAAAAGAAAGCCATAAAAGATGGCAACCTTTATATAACAGTAATGTTACAGTTTTGTGACAGCATGTTTTTTAATCCAAATTTAGTTTTTAACTTCTTAATTACTTGTAGTTAAAATCAATATTTCTTAAAATATGCGATACATTTGACGGAATTTGAATAATCTATTTGTTTGATGCGTGATTTAACAATTTTGAGTTGACGGGAACTTTCTTTGCGAAATGACCTGTCTAAATTAAGTGTTTAGTTGGATATTTGATTTTTCCATGCTAAACACTCATTTCTATTAACTAGCTTGTTAAATTAATTAATAGGAGGTAACAAAAAATGGCAACAACTTATGGCACAACGAGCGCAAGTTCGAGCGCTAACTATGACATGTCGCTGTGGTACGACTCAAAGTACTACAAGATAGGAATGCTCACCATGTTATTGGTGGCGATATTTTGGATCTGGTATCAAAGGACATTTGCATATTCACACGGCATGGACTCGATGGAACCGGAATTTGACAAAGTGTGGATGGGACTGTGGCGCGTACACATGACCCTGATGCCTTTATTTGCTTTGATCACCTGGGGCTGGATCCTGAAGACCCGTGACACGAAAGAACAACTGGACAACCTGGATCCAAAGTTAGAGATCAAACGTTATTTCTACTGGATGATGTGGCTGGGTGTGTATTTGTTTGGTGTTTACTGGGGCGGAAGCTTCTTCACCGAACAAGATGCATCGTGGCACCAAGTGATTATTCGTGACACTAGCTTCACGCCAAGTCACGTAGTGGTGTTTTACGGCTCATTCCCGATGTACATCGTATGTGGCATAGCCTCATACCTGTACGCGATGACCCGTTTGCCACTGTATAGCCGCGGCACATCATTCCCGCTGGTTATGGCAATTGCAGGCCCGCTGATGATTCTGCCAAACGTAGGATTGAACGAATGGGGTCATGCATTCTGGTTCATGGAAGAACTGTTCAGTGCACCCTTGCACTGGGGCTTTGTGATTCTGGGCTGGGCAGGCTTGTTCTCAGGTGGTATTGCAGCACAAATTATCACCCGTTACTCCAACCTGACCGACGTTATCTGGAATAACTCAAGCAAAGAGATTCTGAACAACCGGATAGTCCCTTGATCAAGATCCAACCTCTGATGTTTTAGACATCATACTGCTGCCTGCTTCGACAGGCAGCAGTATACTTTCCCAACCTACTTGCTAAATTTCTGTCCATAGATCTTTATCCAGTTAAGTTTGAAAAATCTTGTTCCACATATCTGGATTTTTGTGTCATGGAAGATATCATTGTAATCATTCAGCAATGGGGGCCTGTCAATATTCTTGTTGGTTTGACCGCGGCATCTGTTATTGGCTTTATTGGTTCTCTAGTCGCAATTCCCTGGATTCTGATTCGATTGCCGAGCGATTACTTTGATTTGCGAGTCCCTCGTCACTGGATGAAAGATCATCATCCAGTGTTACGCATCATCGGTTTGGTTATAAAAAATATTTTGGGCATTGTGTTCCTAATAGCGGGTTTTTTGATGCTTTTTCTGCCAGGGCAAGGCGTGTTGACGATGCTGATCGGAATTTCATTTATGGATTTTCCTAATAAGCGTAAGCTGGAAGCCCGGATTGTCGGGCAACCCGCATTATTGAAAGTCATAAACGCAATGCGTCAGAAATTCAACAGACTTCCACTTACGTTGTCACCAGACTGTAATAAATAACGCATATTTGCAATGCCTTAATATCAGGAACAATGCGAGAAGCGGCGTGCGTTCCGGTGCGTTTTCATGCATTCTTGGGTCTGTAGATGCTTCACTGGATAGAGTATCCAGACTTATGAGGAATGCGTTTAGTTCTTTCTCCGGCTCTGAAATGACTGGATAATGATCTTTATCTTTTGGATATTGATCATTGCCGATCAGATCTATTTAATGCTTGATGTGCGGAGGCAGCGCTGATTGTCAAAATTCATCGAATCGCTAGAGTCCGTTGAGAATCGTTCAGTCAGTATGGTGACTGCAACTTCTCCAGTCGAGGTAAGTTCCTTAAATTATCAGGCGGGTAGTGCATAATTCCCTCCCAGAGTAAGTGAAGTGTATTATTAGCATTAATACAATAAGAGCTTTATGGATTAAATCACAGTCACTATATTTATTGGCGGATTCAAAATTTCATTGAAGTGATAAATATTGAAAATAACTGGATATTACCCAGTTCAAGTGTAGTGTATCGCAACATTGCAACCTGCTGATGAATACTAAACCACCTGATGTATTACCTTTAACGTCGTATGATGTGCGTGACGTCTCAATGTTGGCTGAGACGATCTGGCGCCATCATTATGCGGATATCATTTCATCGGAACAAATCGGTTATATGCTGGCGCAACGTTACCAGCCGGAGTTAATTAACAAGCAGCTACTGAGTTCAGATATCTGGTGGAGAAAACTGATTTTGGATGATGGGATTATTGGTTTTTCCTGTTGTATGCGTACGAACAAAGCGGACGAACTTAAGATTGACAAACTGTATATTCATTGTGATCATCATCGCAAAGGTTATGGGGCATTGCTGGTGGCTGATGCCATTAAGATAATGCAGGAAAATAATTTGCAATCACTAAGCCTGACGGCCAATAAACATAACCAGACGGCAATTTCAGCCTATCAGCATTATGGTTTTGAGATTACGGGTGATAGTGTTGTGGATATCGGGGATGGTTTTATCATGAATGATTACTTGATGAACTTAACAAAATTGAATCGCTGGAATGTTTAATTCATGAAGTTGAAATTTACTAAAATGCAGGGCTTGGGCAATGATTTTGTCGTCCTGGATGGGATCAATCAACCCGTAAATCTTGATCAACAACAGATTCGTTTACTCGCCGACCGTCATTTCGGTATCGGCTGCGATCAGTTATTGCTGGTTGAAAAAGCTACAGGTCAGGCTGATTTTCGTTATCGTATCTTCAATGCCGATGGTAGTGAAGTTGAGCAATGTGGCAATGGCGCGCGCTGTTTCGTTCGTTATGTGCACGACCATGGCTTAACACAAAAAAACGAAATTCGCATCGAAACACTGAGCGGCGTAATATCTCCGAAACTGGAAATTGATGGAAATGTCACGGTTAATATGGGAAAACCTATATTCGAGCCGGAAGAAATTCCTTTTGTTGCTGAGAAAACTGCTTTGACTTATCAGCTTGAAATACAAGGTAAGCCAGTTACAATAAGCGCCTTGTCGATGGGTAATCCGCACGCCGTACGTGTCGTGCAAAATATTGAAAACGCCCCAGTAGATACTGAAGGCGCATTGATAGAAACGCATCCGCGTTTTCCCAAAAGAGTGAATGTTGGTTACGTGCAGGTAATTGACCGTAGCCATATCAAGTTACGGGTTTTTGAGCGCGGCGCTGGCGAAACCCTGGCTTGTGGAACAGGCGCTTGCGCAGCAGTCGTTGCGGGCGTTAATCAGGGTTTGTTGGATAGTCAGGTAATTGTCAGCACACGTGGCGGTGAGTTGACGATAAGCTGGCAGGGGCAGGATGAACCCGTTTGGATGACTGGCCCGGCAGTTACAGTATTCGAAGGTGAAATAAATTTGTAAACAACCAAGGAAGAATGATGAAACCTGAAGATGTCGCGCAGTACCTACAGGAGCACCCGCAATTCTTCAATGAATATGCCGACTTACTGGCAGATATTCAAATTTCTCATCCGCAGGATGATAAAGTGATTTCACTGAATGAGCGTCAAGTACTTTCATTAAGGGAAAGGAATCGCGTATTACAGGATAAATTACTTGAACTGATCAGTTTTGGTGAAGAAAATGATGCCATCGGTGAAAAAATGCACCGATTGGCAATTGCGCTGCTTTCTGTTTCCAGTTTGGACGAGTTTTTTAATGTGTTGTATTTCAGCCTGAAAGAAGATTTCGCAGTTCCGCTTGTGGCAATGCGTTTCTGGAATATTTCCTGCAGCAATAATCCTTATACCGAATTTACGCCCAGCAGTGAAGATATTCATGTCATTGCTGCAAGTTTGTCACAACCTTATTGCGGCAATCATATCGCGGATGAGATCAAGCAATGGTTTGGTGAAGGCGCTGAGCACCTCAATTCATTCGCCATGATTCCATTGAATACAACACAAACCATCGGTTTGCTTGTTTTGGGCAGCCCTGATGCAGAAAGATTTTATCCCGAAATGGGGACACTGCATTTAAAACGGTTAGGGGAACTGGTGTGTACCACCATTACTCGCTATGATCAAGCGGAAACTTTAAGCAGTAAAGCGATTCAAGATCATGTAACCAATGAGCAGTAAACCTGAATCATTGGCTGCCGCATTTATCCATCATTTAACTTATGAACGGCGTTTGTCACCGCTTACCAGTGAAAATTATGCGCGCGATATTCGTGTTCTGCTGAAACTTTTAAATAAAGACGATTTGGAACAGGTTCAATTTCTGAATATCCGTCATGTCATTGCGCAACTCCATAGCAAAGGACTTTCTGGTAGAAGTTTGTCTAGAATGTTATCGGCATGGCGCAGCTTTTATAATTATTTGATCCGTAAACACCACTATCAGCATAATCCCTGTAATGGAATGCGTGTTCCCAAATCACCACAAAAACTGCCCAACGCGCTTTCACCCGATGAAGCTACGCAGTTACTGACTTTCTCGCCCGATGGCATTTTGATGGCACGCGACAGTGCGATGTTTGAATTATTCTATTCTTCCGGTTTAAGGTTGACGGAATTAGCGCAATTGAAGCCTGCGGATATCCATTTTGCGGAGGGAACGGTAAAAGTTCTGGGGAAAGGGGAGAAGGAACGTATTGTCCCTGTCGGCGCTTTCGCGATTCAAGCATTAAAAGTTTGGCTTGAACAACGCGTATTGATTATCAAACCGGAAGTGACTGCACTTTTTTTATCGCAGCATGGGGATGCCATTAGCGCTCGCACCATCAGCCATCGCCTGAAAAGCAGGGCCAGACAGCAAGGCATCCATCAAAATGTACATCCGCATATTTTACGGCACTCTTTTGCTTCTCATTTGCTGCAATCCAGCGGTGATTTGCGCGCTGTTCAGGAAATGTTGGGCCATGCGCATATTACTTCCACGCAAGTCTATACCCATTTGGATTTTCAACATTTAACGAAAGTTTATGATACCGCACATCCACGGGCGAAAAAAAGAGATTGATCATCAAAGAATCTTTCAGTCTGAATCGGCTATGTTTTATACGTTATAATGATATTTTGTAATACGTTCAGTAAATTCCATGACAACAATTGTTTCAGTAAGGCGCGGCCGTCAGGTTGCATTAGGTGGTGATGGCCAGGTAACGCTTGGCGCTGTTGTGGCCAAATCCAGTGCACGCAAAGTTCGCAGACTCTATCATGATAAAATTCTGGCCGGATTCGCTGGTGGTACTGCCGATGCTTTTACCTTGTTCGAGCGATTTGAAGGCAAACTGGAAGCGCATCATGGTCATATTATGCGTGCGGCCGTTGAACTGGCCAAAGACTGGCGCACAGACCGGATTCTCCGTAGATTGGAAGCGATGCTGGTGGTTGCCAACGAAGATGCTACACTGATTATTACCGGTGCTGGCGATGTGATTGAACCGGAATTGGGCCTTGCCGCTATTGGTAGCGGCGGTTCTTATGCATTGGCTGCTGCCCGTGCGCTTTTGGAAAATACGGATTTGACGCCAAAGGAGATTGTGAAAAAAGCGCTCACAATAGCGGGGGATATCTGTATTTATACTAACCAGGATCATGTCATTGAAACCATCGACTGAGTTAATCCTGTCAACGTATTAAGTATGCAATTATTATTGTTATAGAGATCGAGCAATCGATTTGTTTCGATCTGTAATTCGGAAGTCCTGTTCATATTTTATCTATTGCAGAATTAACATTATGTCTCAAATGACCCCGCAGGAAATTGTCCATGAGCTGGACAAACATATTATCGGCCAGGACTCAGCCAAGCGCGCAGTGGCTATTGCGCTGAGAAATCGTTGGCGCAGGCAGCAGATTGCCGATCCGTTGCGTCAAGAGATTACGCCCAAGAACATTCTGATGATTGGGCCGACAGGCGTGGGAAAAACTGAAATTGCGCGCCGTCTGGCAAAATTAGCGAATGCCCCCTTCATTAAAATTGAGGCCACTAAGTTCACCGAAGTTGGCTATGTTGGGCGGGATGTCGATTCAATTATCCGCGATCTGGCCGAAACAGCGGTTAAAGAATCGCGCGAGAGAGAAACCAGAAAGAAACAACCTCTTGCGGAGGATCGTGCAGAAGACCGTATTCTCGATGCTTTGCTACCGGCTGCCAGGGATTTTGACTTGAATTCAAATACTGAAGGCCAGGATAACGCGACACGGCAGAAGTTTCGCAAGAAATTACGTGAAGGCGAATTGGATGACAAGGAGATTGAAATCGAACTGGCCGCACCGCGTGCCAATATGGAAATCTTTGCCCCGCCTGGAATGGAGGATCTGACATCGCAGATTCAAGGGATGTTTCAGAATATGACGGGGGATAAAAAGAAAACCCGCAAGCTGACGATCCGCGAAGCCAGAAAAATGCTGCTGGAAGAAGAAGCCGCGAAAATGATTAACGATGAAGAATTGAAACTGACAACGATACAGAATGTGGAGCAGAACGGTATCGTATTCCTGGATGAGATAGACAAAATCGCCAGTCGCGCAGGAAGTACAGGTGCTGATGTTTCGCGCCAGGGCGTGCAACGGGATTTACTTCCTCTGGTTGAAGGCACAACCGTATCAACCAAATACGGCATGATCAAAACCGATCATATCCTGTTTGTGGCCAGTGGCGCATTTCATATGTCCAAACCCTCTGAC
Proteins encoded in this window:
- a CDS encoding methane monooxygenase/ammonia monooxygenase subunit C, whose translation is MATTYGTTSASSSANYDMSLWYDSKYYKIGMLTMLLVAIFWIWYQRTFAYSHGMDSMEPEFDKVWMGLWRVHMTLMPLFALITWGWILKTRDTKEQLDNLDPKLEIKRYFYWMMWLGVYLFGVYWGGSFFTEQDASWHQVIIRDTSFTPSHVVVFYGSFPMYIVCGIASYLYAMTRLPLYSRGTSFPLVMAIAGPLMILPNVGLNEWGHAFWFMEELFSAPLHWGFVILGWAGLFSGGIAAQIITRYSNLTDVIWNNSSKEILNNRIVP
- a CDS encoding membrane protein, yielding MEDIIVIIQQWGPVNILVGLTAASVIGFIGSLVAIPWILIRLPSDYFDLRVPRHWMKDHHPVLRIIGLVIKNILGIVFLIAGFLMLFLPGQGVLTMLIGISFMDFPNKRKLEARIVGQPALLKVINAMRQKFNRLPLTLSPDCNK
- a CDS encoding GNAT family N-acetyltransferase; translated protein: MNTKPPDVLPLTSYDVRDVSMLAETIWRHHYADIISSEQIGYMLAQRYQPELINKQLLSSDIWWRKLILDDGIIGFSCCMRTNKADELKIDKLYIHCDHHRKGYGALLVADAIKIMQENNLQSLSLTANKHNQTAISAYQHYGFEITGDSVVDIGDGFIMNDYLMNLTKLNRWNV
- the dapF gene encoding diaminopimelate epimerase — its product is MKLKFTKMQGLGNDFVVLDGINQPVNLDQQQIRLLADRHFGIGCDQLLLVEKATGQADFRYRIFNADGSEVEQCGNGARCFVRYVHDHGLTQKNEIRIETLSGVISPKLEIDGNVTVNMGKPIFEPEEIPFVAEKTALTYQLEIQGKPVTISALSMGNPHAVRVVQNIENAPVDTEGALIETHPRFPKRVNVGYVQVIDRSHIKLRVFERGAGETLACGTGACAAVVAGVNQGLLDSQVIVSTRGGELTISWQGQDEPVWMTGPAVTVFEGEINL
- a CDS encoding DUF484 family protein, which translates into the protein MMKPEDVAQYLQEHPQFFNEYADLLADIQISHPQDDKVISLNERQVLSLRERNRVLQDKLLELISFGEENDAIGEKMHRLAIALLSVSSLDEFFNVLYFSLKEDFAVPLVAMRFWNISCSNNPYTEFTPSSEDIHVIAASLSQPYCGNHIADEIKQWFGEGAEHLNSFAMIPLNTTQTIGLLVLGSPDAERFYPEMGTLHLKRLGELVCTTITRYDQAETLSSKAIQDHVTNEQ
- the xerC gene encoding tyrosine recombinase XerC, with amino-acid sequence MSSKPESLAAAFIHHLTYERRLSPLTSENYARDIRVLLKLLNKDDLEQVQFLNIRHVIAQLHSKGLSGRSLSRMLSAWRSFYNYLIRKHHYQHNPCNGMRVPKSPQKLPNALSPDEATQLLTFSPDGILMARDSAMFELFYSSGLRLTELAQLKPADIHFAEGTVKVLGKGEKERIVPVGAFAIQALKVWLEQRVLIIKPEVTALFLSQHGDAISARTISHRLKSRARQQGIHQNVHPHILRHSFASHLLQSSGDLRAVQEMLGHAHITSTQVYTHLDFQHLTKVYDTAHPRAKKRD
- the hslV gene encoding ATP-dependent protease subunit HslV, with protein sequence MTTIVSVRRGRQVALGGDGQVTLGAVVAKSSARKVRRLYHDKILAGFAGGTADAFTLFERFEGKLEAHHGHIMRAAVELAKDWRTDRILRRLEAMLVVANEDATLIITGAGDVIEPELGLAAIGSGGSYALAAARALLENTDLTPKEIVKKALTIAGDICIYTNQDHVIETID
- the hslU gene encoding ATP-dependent protease ATPase subunit HslU codes for the protein MSQMTPQEIVHELDKHIIGQDSAKRAVAIALRNRWRRQQIADPLRQEITPKNILMIGPTGVGKTEIARRLAKLANAPFIKIEATKFTEVGYVGRDVDSIIRDLAETAVKESRERETRKKQPLAEDRAEDRILDALLPAARDFDLNSNTEGQDNATRQKFRKKLREGELDDKEIEIELAAPRANMEIFAPPGMEDLTSQIQGMFQNMTGDKKKTRKLTIREARKMLLEEEAAKMINDEELKLTTIQNVEQNGIVFLDEIDKIASRAGSTGADVSRQGVQRDLLPLVEGTTVSTKYGMIKTDHILFVASGAFHMSKPSDLIPELQGRFPIRVELTSLSVSDFEQILTNTDACLTRQYEALLATEGIQLQFASDAIKRLAEIAFSVNSKTENIGARRLHTVMEKLLEEISYNATKHSGETIMIDASYVDTRLKDLAQSEDLARYVL